In Acidovorax sp. GBBC 1281, a single window of DNA contains:
- a CDS encoding FAD-binding oxidoreductase — protein MVAVRSWGRLSADDHDLRILAERPLAHLPREPGQHGLAFGMGRSYGDVCLNPGGALWSLRGLDRFIAWDEATGDLTCEAGMLLRDIQRTFVPRGWMLPVTPGTQLATVGGAIANDVHGKNHHVHGSFGDHVQELRLLRTDGLSIRCGPQLHPDWFAATVGGLGLTGVVTQATLRLRRVPGPWLDTETLPYGSLGEFFALADASEAGWEHTVSWIDCLSGARAGATRGIFLRANAAAPESQHGPAPKDRQRTVPFAPPVSLVNRLSLRPFNAAYYHLNRRRAGRALQHYEPFSYPLDNLQEWNRIYGRRGFYQYQCVVPRPHGPDAVGALLREITASGQGSFLGVLKTFGDRESVGLLSFPQPGVTLALDFPNLGERTLRLFDRLDAVVAEAGGRLYPAKDARMPRALFEAGYPKLAQFLPYRDPNIRSAMSRRLMGD, from the coding sequence GTGGTAGCCGTGCGCTCCTGGGGCCGCCTGAGCGCCGACGACCACGATCTGCGCATCCTGGCCGAGCGCCCGCTCGCGCACCTGCCGCGCGAGCCCGGCCAGCACGGGCTGGCGTTCGGCATGGGCCGCAGCTACGGCGACGTGTGCCTGAACCCCGGCGGCGCGCTGTGGTCGCTGCGCGGGCTGGACCGCTTCATCGCCTGGGACGAAGCCACCGGCGACCTGACCTGCGAGGCCGGCATGCTGCTGCGCGACATCCAGCGCACCTTCGTGCCGCGCGGCTGGATGCTGCCCGTGACCCCGGGCACCCAGCTGGCCACCGTGGGCGGCGCCATCGCCAACGACGTGCACGGCAAGAACCACCATGTACATGGCTCCTTCGGCGACCACGTGCAGGAACTGCGGCTGCTGCGCACCGACGGGCTGTCGATCCGCTGCGGCCCGCAGCTGCACCCCGACTGGTTCGCAGCCACGGTGGGCGGCCTGGGCCTGACCGGCGTGGTCACCCAGGCCACGCTGCGGCTGCGGCGGGTGCCCGGCCCCTGGCTGGACACCGAAACCCTGCCCTACGGCTCGCTGGGCGAGTTCTTCGCCCTCGCCGATGCCTCCGAGGCCGGCTGGGAGCACACCGTCTCGTGGATCGACTGCCTCTCGGGCGCCCGGGCCGGCGCCACGCGCGGCATCTTCCTGCGCGCCAATGCCGCCGCGCCCGAATCCCAGCACGGCCCCGCCCCGAAGGACCGCCAGCGCACCGTGCCGTTCGCGCCGCCCGTCTCGCTGGTCAACCGCCTGAGCCTGCGCCCCTTCAACGCGGCGTACTACCACCTGAACCGCCGTCGCGCCGGCCGCGCGCTTCAGCACTACGAACCGTTCTCCTACCCGCTGGACAACCTGCAGGAATGGAACCGCATCTACGGCCGCCGGGGCTTCTACCAGTACCAGTGCGTGGTGCCCCGCCCGCACGGCCCCGATGCCGTGGGCGCCCTGCTGCGCGAGATCACCGCGTCGGGCCAGGGCAGCTTCCTGGGCGTGCTCAAGACGTTCGGCGACCGCGAATCGGTGGGCCTGCTGAGCTTTCCGCAGCCGGGCGTCACGCTGGCGCTCGACTTTCCCAACCTCGGCGAGCGCACGCTGCGGCTGTTCGACCGGCTCGATGCCGTCGTGGCCGAGGCCGGCGGGCGCCTTTACCCCGCCAAGGACGCGCGCATGCCGCGCGCCCTGTTCGAGGCCGGCTACCCGAAGCTCGCCCAATTCCTTCCGTACCGCGACCCGAACATCCGGTCCGCGATGTCGCGGCGCCTGATGGGCGACTGA
- a CDS encoding SDR family NAD(P)-dependent oxidoreductase — translation MQNNNASNAPQTLVIVGATSLIAQHCARQWLQAGGIGRVVLVGRDAARLQGVADDLQVRQPQARIDVMAGDVTQAASIAALVQHLVAQGVPDTVLIAHGSLPDQARCQGDLASAEQAMAVNGLSPALCAEAFAGAMQVAGRGTIGIIGSVAGDRGRKSNYVYGAAKGLVERYAEGLQHRLAGSGVKVVLIKPGPTDTPMTAHLKARGAKLASVEQVAQAVVRGMARGTPVVYAPAKWALIMAVIRNLPRAVFHKMDI, via the coding sequence ATGCAGAACAACAACGCCAGCAACGCACCGCAGACCCTCGTGATCGTCGGCGCCACCTCGCTGATCGCGCAGCACTGCGCGCGCCAATGGCTGCAGGCCGGCGGCATCGGCCGCGTGGTGCTCGTGGGGCGCGACGCGGCCCGCCTGCAGGGCGTGGCCGACGACCTGCAGGTGCGCCAGCCCCAGGCCCGCATCGACGTGATGGCCGGCGACGTGACGCAGGCGGCCTCCATCGCCGCGCTGGTGCAGCACCTGGTGGCGCAGGGCGTGCCGGACACCGTGCTCATCGCCCACGGCAGCCTGCCCGACCAGGCCCGGTGCCAGGGCGATCTGGCCAGCGCCGAGCAGGCCATGGCCGTCAACGGCCTGTCACCCGCGCTGTGCGCAGAGGCGTTCGCCGGAGCGATGCAGGTGGCGGGGCGGGGCACGATCGGCATCATCGGTTCGGTGGCCGGCGACCGCGGCCGCAAATCCAACTACGTGTACGGCGCCGCCAAGGGCCTGGTGGAGCGCTACGCCGAAGGCCTGCAGCACCGCCTGGCGGGCTCGGGCGTGAAGGTGGTGCTCATCAAGCCGGGCCCCACCGACACGCCGATGACGGCGCACCTCAAGGCGCGCGGCGCCAAGCTCGCCAGCGTGGAGCAGGTGGCCCAGGCGGTGGTGCGCGGCATGGCCCGCGGCACGCCCGTGGTCTATGCCCCGGCGAAATGGGCGCTCATCATGGCCGTGATCCGCAACCTGCCGCGCGCGGTCTTCCACAAGATGGACATCTGA
- a CDS encoding NAD-dependent epimerase/dehydratase family protein produces the protein MKNAKIILPGGAGLVGQNLVAHLKLHGYHNLVVLDKHASNLAILRQVHPDIVAEDADLAEPGAWERHFEGADVVVMLQAQIGAPQADPFVRNNLTSTGRILDLIQRHRIPQTVHISSSVVESVAQDHYTETKRAQEKMVLDSGIPCVVLRPTLMFGWFDRKHLGWLSRFMRKVPVFPIPGSGRYMRQPLYAADFCRIIVRCIEERRVGGVFNITGLEKVDYIDIIRQIKAATGAGAWIVKIPYGLFYLLLKVWALFDKDPPFTADQLKALVAHDEFEVIDWPGIFGVRATPFAEAIHETFNHPEYSRVVLEF, from the coding sequence ATGAAGAACGCCAAAATCATCCTGCCGGGAGGCGCCGGCCTCGTGGGCCAGAACCTCGTGGCCCACTTGAAGCTGCACGGCTATCACAACCTCGTCGTGCTGGACAAGCACGCGAGCAACCTCGCCATCCTGCGCCAAGTGCACCCCGACATCGTGGCCGAGGACGCCGACCTGGCCGAGCCCGGCGCGTGGGAGCGCCACTTCGAGGGCGCGGACGTGGTGGTCATGCTGCAGGCGCAGATCGGCGCGCCGCAGGCCGACCCGTTCGTGCGCAACAACCTCACCTCCACCGGCCGCATCCTCGATCTGATCCAGCGCCACCGCATCCCGCAGACCGTGCACATCAGCTCCTCGGTGGTCGAGTCGGTCGCCCAGGACCACTACACCGAGACCAAGCGCGCGCAGGAAAAGATGGTGCTGGACAGCGGCATTCCCTGCGTGGTGCTGCGGCCCACGCTGATGTTCGGCTGGTTCGACCGCAAGCACCTGGGCTGGCTGTCGCGCTTCATGCGCAAGGTGCCGGTGTTCCCCATACCGGGCAGCGGCCGCTACATGCGCCAGCCGCTGTACGCGGCGGACTTCTGCCGCATCATCGTGCGCTGCATCGAGGAGCGCCGCGTGGGCGGCGTGTTCAACATCACGGGGCTGGAGAAGGTGGACTACATCGACATCATTCGCCAGATCAAGGCCGCCACGGGCGCGGGCGCCTGGATCGTGAAGATCCCCTACGGCCTCTTCTACCTGCTGCTCAAGGTGTGGGCGCTGTTCGACAAGGACCCGCCGTTCACCGCCGACCAGCTCAAGGCGCTGGTGGCCCACGACGAGTTCGAGGTGATCGACTGGCCCGGCATCTTCGGCGTGCGCGCCACGCCCTTCGCCGAGGCCATCCACGAAACCTTCAACCACCCGGAATACAGCCGCGTGGTGCTGGAGTTCTGA
- a CDS encoding NAD(P)/FAD-dependent oxidoreductase, translating to MSAQTPSPSASTAAAPGQRIAVLGAGPMGLAVAYQLARDGHRPVIFEADDRVGGMTAMFDFDGLPIERYYHFHCTSDHAFLQMLDELGLSDRMRWRATRMGYWFQKRLQPWGNPVALLRFQGLGLVAKFRYGLHAFLSTKRTDWKPLDGEEATGWIRRWVGKEAYEVLWRRLFDYKFYDHAGNLSAAWIWSRIRRIGRSRYSLMREKLGHLDGGSATLLDGMVADIQRHGGEIRLSTPVTRVRMDATRVQGVETAQGFEAFDKVVSTIPLPYVPRTMPDLPPALLAQYGALQNIAVVCVIAKLRQPLTENFWLNVNDPDMDIPGLVEYSNLRPLAESVVYVPFYMPGEHPKFAEPDAAFLDKVRRYLKAINPKLQDSDFLALRASRYRYAQPICPPNYLDSLPPVQLPVRGLWVADTSYYYPEDRGISESIGFGRQMAAQAAAAPV from the coding sequence ATGAGCGCGCAGACCCCCTCTCCTTCCGCATCCACGGCCGCTGCGCCGGGCCAACGCATCGCCGTGCTGGGCGCCGGCCCCATGGGCCTGGCCGTGGCCTACCAGCTCGCGCGCGACGGCCACCGGCCCGTGATCTTCGAGGCCGACGACCGCGTGGGCGGCATGACCGCGATGTTCGACTTCGACGGCCTGCCCATCGAGCGCTACTACCACTTCCACTGCACCTCCGACCACGCCTTCCTGCAGATGCTCGACGAGCTGGGGCTTTCGGACCGGATGCGCTGGCGCGCCACGCGCATGGGCTACTGGTTCCAAAAGCGCCTGCAGCCCTGGGGCAACCCGGTGGCGCTGCTGCGCTTTCAGGGTCTGGGCCTGGTCGCCAAGTTCCGCTACGGCCTGCACGCGTTCCTGTCCACGAAGCGCACCGACTGGAAGCCGCTCGACGGCGAAGAGGCCACGGGCTGGATCCGCCGCTGGGTGGGCAAGGAGGCCTACGAGGTGCTGTGGCGGCGCCTGTTCGACTACAAGTTCTACGACCATGCCGGCAACCTGTCCGCCGCGTGGATCTGGAGCCGCATCCGCCGCATCGGCCGCTCGCGCTACAGCCTGATGCGCGAAAAGCTCGGCCACCTCGATGGCGGTTCGGCCACGCTGCTGGACGGCATGGTGGCCGACATCCAGCGCCACGGCGGCGAGATCCGCCTGTCCACGCCCGTCACCCGCGTGCGCATGGACGCCACGCGCGTGCAGGGCGTGGAGACCGCCCAGGGCTTCGAGGCCTTCGACAAGGTGGTGAGCACCATCCCCCTGCCCTACGTGCCGCGCACCATGCCCGACCTCCCGCCCGCGCTGCTGGCGCAGTACGGCGCGCTGCAGAACATCGCCGTGGTCTGCGTGATCGCCAAGCTGCGCCAGCCGCTGACCGAGAACTTCTGGCTCAACGTGAACGATCCGGACATGGACATTCCTGGCCTGGTCGAATACAGCAACCTGCGCCCGCTGGCGGAGTCGGTGGTGTACGTGCCGTTCTACATGCCCGGCGAGCACCCCAAGTTCGCCGAGCCCGACGCGGCCTTCCTCGACAAGGTGCGCCGCTACCTGAAGGCCATCAACCCGAAACTGCAGGACAGCGACTTCCTGGCCCTGCGCGCCAGCCGCTACCGCTACGCCCAGCCCATCTGCCCGCCCAACTACCTGGACAGCCTGCCGCCCGTGCAGCTGCCCGTGCGCGGCCTGTGGGTGGCCGACACGTCCTACTACTACCCCGAGGACCGCGGCATCTCCGAGAGCATCGGCTTCGGGCGCCAGATGGCCGCGCAGGCGGCTGCGGCACCGGTCTAG
- a CDS encoding GtrA family protein, which translates to MLAQFRSRQFVAFLVTGGLAALANFIARIVLNQWMPFSYAVVLAYGVGMVTAFLLARAFVFQGSQQSVRKSAAFFVLVNLVAVAQTWAVSLLLARQVLPALGVTAFVPEIAHAVGVAVPVFTSYLGHKRWSFADRA; encoded by the coding sequence ATGCTCGCGCAGTTCCGCTCCCGGCAGTTCGTGGCCTTCCTGGTGACGGGCGGCCTGGCCGCGCTCGCCAACTTCATCGCGCGCATCGTGCTCAACCAGTGGATGCCGTTTTCCTACGCCGTGGTGCTGGCCTACGGCGTGGGCATGGTCACGGCCTTCCTGCTGGCGCGCGCCTTCGTGTTCCAGGGCAGCCAGCAGTCGGTGCGCAAGTCCGCCGCGTTCTTCGTGCTGGTGAACCTCGTGGCGGTGGCGCAGACCTGGGCCGTGAGCCTGCTGCTGGCGCGCCAGGTGCTGCCCGCCCTGGGCGTGACCGCCTTCGTGCCCGAGATCGCCCATGCCGTGGGCGTGGCGGTGCCGGTGTTCACGAGCTACCTGGGCCACAAGCGCTGGTCCTTCGCCGACCGCGCATGA
- a CDS encoding lysylphosphatidylglycerol synthase transmembrane domain-containing protein: protein MKPGHAVAAAGACTAAYVAALVWADARNQVFAQLPQVLAWMPSMAAVAFASYLLRYLRWRWLLARAGHAVPWGAGFLAYLSGFAFTATPGKVGELVRVRYFARAGVPAARTVSAFVYERAFDLLCVVLLAALAIPALPLFAVLVAFVAGMIGAVVLVAARPAWLLRGAARLRRRGWPRLSRAVRALALGLAGCKAWLHPLDLGISLGLGLAAWGLVALSFAWLLRGLGMGLPWRAAASLYPTAMLAGAASMLPAGIGTTEATVVALLALHAVPLGLATLAAVGIRMATLWFAVLCGFVAIGVLERRGAPWGHGEPPC from the coding sequence ATGAAGCCCGGCCACGCCGTCGCCGCGGCCGGGGCCTGCACGGCGGCCTACGTGGCCGCCCTGGTGTGGGCCGACGCTCGCAACCAGGTCTTCGCGCAACTGCCGCAGGTGCTCGCCTGGATGCCCTCGATGGCGGCGGTCGCCTTCGCCTCGTACCTGCTGCGCTACCTGCGCTGGCGCTGGCTGCTGGCCCGCGCGGGGCACGCCGTGCCCTGGGGTGCGGGCTTTCTGGCCTACCTCTCGGGCTTCGCCTTCACCGCCACCCCCGGCAAGGTGGGCGAGCTGGTGCGCGTGCGCTACTTCGCGCGCGCCGGCGTGCCGGCGGCGCGCACCGTCTCGGCCTTCGTGTACGAGCGCGCGTTCGACCTGCTGTGCGTGGTGCTGCTGGCGGCGCTGGCCATCCCCGCGCTGCCGCTGTTCGCGGTGCTGGTGGCGTTCGTGGCGGGCATGATCGGCGCCGTCGTGCTGGTGGCGGCACGGCCCGCATGGCTGCTGCGCGGTGCCGCCCGGCTGCGCCGCCGCGGCTGGCCGCGCCTGTCGCGCGCGGTGCGGGCCCTGGCGCTGGGATTGGCCGGCTGCAAGGCGTGGCTGCACCCGCTGGACCTGGGGATTTCGCTGGGCCTGGGCCTGGCCGCGTGGGGCCTGGTGGCGCTGTCGTTCGCCTGGCTGCTGCGCGGACTGGGCATGGGGCTGCCGTGGCGCGCCGCCGCCTCCCTCTACCCCACCGCCATGCTGGCCGGCGCCGCGTCCATGCTGCCGGCTGGCATCGGAACCACCGAGGCCACCGTGGTCGCCCTGCTGGCGCTGCACGCCGTGCCGCTGGGCCTGGCCACGCTGGCGGCCGTGGGCATCCGCATGGCTACGCTGTGGTTCGCCGTGCTGTGCGGCTTCGTGGCCATCGGCGTGCTGGAGCGCCGGGGCGCCCCCTGGGGCCACGGCGAGCCCCCTTGCTGA